One Drechmeria coniospora strain ARSEF 6962 chromosome 01, whole genome shotgun sequence genomic region harbors:
- a CDS encoding pre-mRNA processing splicing factor 8 produces MSRPPPPPPPGWGPPPPPPPPSSSIPPPPSMPAPLAPPPPGYHPSSDPHIAKFAQKKKEWLREQRNRFGEKRKAGFVQTQKADMPPEHLRKIVKDIGDVSQKRFTNDKRSYLGALKFMPHAVLKLLENMPMPWESAREVKVLYHVNGCLTLVNETPRVIEPVFFAQWAMMWTFMRKEKADRRLFKRMRFPPFDDEEPPLSWSENIEDVEPLEPIQMELNEEEDDAVYDWFYDHRPLLDTPHVNGPSYKAWNLTLPQMAALFRLSRPLISDVVDKNYFHLFDLKSFLTAKALNVALPGGPRFEPLYKDINPNDEDFGEFNAIDRIIFRNPIRTEFRVAYPFLYNSLPRSVHLSWHSSPQVVFNRADDPDLPTFHFDRRINPISSRTVAPKNVEISHEDELFGPGNNEEPEDELFELPADVEPFFEEEDLENSDTSSAIELWWAPFPFDRRSGRMVRAQDVALVKQWYLEHPPSDRPPVKVRVSYQKLLKNYVLNELHKKTPKAHNKQNLLKSLKQTKFFQQTTIDWVEAGLQVCRQGFNMLNLLIHRKNLTYLHLDYNFNLKPVKTLTTKERKKSRFGNAFHLMREILRLTKLIVDAQVQYRLGNIDAFQLADGILYAFNHVGQLTGMYRYKYKLMHQIRTCKDLKHLIYYRFNSGPVGKGPGCGFWAPAWRVWLFFLRGIIPLLERWLGNLLSRQFEGRHSKGVAKTVTKQRVESHFDLELRASVMADLMDMMPEGIKQNKVNTVLQHLSEAWRCWKSNIPWKVPGLPAPIENIILRYVKSKADWWISVAHYNRERIRRGATVDKTVAKKNVGRLTRLWLKAEQERQHNHMKDGPYVSSEEAVAIYTTTVHWLESRKFSPIPFPSVSYKHDTKILILALERLRDAYSVKGRLNQSQREELALIEQAYDSPGTTLERIKRFLLTQRAFKEVSIDMNDNYNTINPVYDIEPIEKISDAYLDQYLWYQADQRHLFPAWIKPSDSEVPPLLTYKWAQGINNLSQVWETANGECNVMVETELSKVYEKMELTLLNSLLRLIMDHNLADYITAKNNVQLTYKDMNHVNSYGMIRGLQFSAFVFQYYGLVLDLLLLGPQRASEIAGPPQSPNDFLQFRDQETETRHPIRLYSRYIDKIWVFLRFSAEESRDLIQRFLTEQPDPNFENVIGYKSKKCWPRDSRMRLMRHDVNLGRAVFWDLKNRLPRSVTTIDWDDSFVSVYSRDNPNLLFSMCGFEVRILPKIRNKNEEFPVKDSVWSLVDNTTKERTAYAFLQVTQEDIQKFNNRIRQILMSSGSTTFTKIANKWNTALIALFTYYREAAVSTVDLLDTIVKCETKIQTRVKIGLNSKMPSRFPPAVFYTPKELGGLGMISGSHILIPASDKRWSKQTDTGVTHYRAGMTHDEETLIPNIFRYIIPWEAEFIDSQRVWTEYSQKRQEANQQNRRLTLEDLEDSWDRGLPRINTLFQKDRSTLSFDKGFRARSEFKLYQLMKSNPFWWTSQRHDGKLWNLNAYRTDVIQALGGVETILEHTLFKATGFPSWEGLFWEKACLANGTMLLRYDKTQVAVEDVKEGDLLLGPDGGPRRAFNVVSGTDRLYRIAIGGGKEDLVVTSNHILVLHKESASAADLYETVEMTAAEFASLDPKARSQHKLFTSPSFDLLEESRIAQTQRFAVADIVQESEPTPWAGFRVDKDQLYLRHDCLVLHNSGFEESMKFKKLTNAQRSGLNQIPNRRFTLWWSPTINRANVYVGFQVQLDLTGIFLHGKIPTLKISLIQIFRAHLWQKIHESVVMDLCQVFDQELEALGIETVQKETIHPRKSYKMNSSCADILLFASHKWNVTRPSQLHDTKDVIEPTTTNKFWIDVQLRYGDYDSHDIERYTRAKYLDYTTDSASIYPSATGLMIGIDLAYNLYAAFGMYFPGLKLLIQQAMAKIMKANPALYVLRERIRKGLQLYASESNQEFLNSQNYSELFSNQTQLFIDDTNVYRVTIHKTFEGNLTTKPINGAIFIFNPRTGQLFLKIIHTSVWAGQKRLGQLAKWKTAEEVAALIRSLPVEEQPKQLIVTRKGLLDPLEVQLVDFPNISIRASELQLPFQAAMKVEKLGDMILRATEPQMVLFNLYDEWLKSISSYTAFSRLILILRALHVNPDKSKLILRPDRTIVTLDHHIWPSMSDEDWIKVETQLRDLILNDYGKKNSVNVSSLTSSEVRDIILGMEISAPSMQRQQAAEIEKQQQEQQQQLTAVTTKTQNVHGEDIIVTTTSQFEQQTFASKTEWRTRALATSNLHKRTKNIYISSVDTDTDEMTYVMPNNIIKRFITIADLRVQVAGYLYGASPPDNDLVKEIRCIVMMPQIGGLRNVQLPQQLPRCEFLEDLEPLGIIHTVSGTELPYMSPSDVTEHARLLDAHEAWDKTNTVTVSVSFMPGSVSMAAWGLTPQGYRWGAENKDTQSNEPQGFAHTMGEKRKMLLSPRFRGFFLVPDDGRWNYSFLGSTFAGMEKKAVHVKLDTPLPFYNDHHRPVHFQSFAELEDIWVDRADNFE; encoded by the coding sequence ATGTCGCGtccacctccaccacctcccCCGGGCTGgggccctcctcctccgccgcctcctccatctTCATCGAtacccccccctccctcgatGCCAGCACCTCTAGCTCCGCCACCGCCTGGCTATCACCCATCCTCCGATCCCCACATCGCAAAGTTTGCCCAGAAGAAGAAAGAATGGCTGCGGGAGCAGCGCAACAGATTTGGGGAGAAGCGGAAAGCCGGCTTTGTCCAGACACAGAAGGCTGACATGCCGCCGGAGCATCTTCGCAAGATTGTCAAAGACATCGGCGACGTCTCGCAGAAGAGGTTCACCAACGACAAACGGAGCTACCTGGGCGCCCTGAAGTTCATGCCGCACGCAGTCTTGAAGCTCCTCGAGAACATGCCGATGCCGTGGGAGTCGGCCCGCGAGGTCAAGGTGCTCTACCACGTCAACGGCTGCCTGACGCTCGTCAACGAGACTCCTCGAGTCATCGAACCTGTCTTCTTCGCCCAGTGGGCCATGATGTGGACCTTCATGCGCAAGGAAAAGGCCGACAGACGACTCTTCAAGCGCATGCGATTCCCGcccttcgacgacgaagaaccGCCGCTGTCCTGGTCCGAAAACATCGAAGATGTCGAGCCCCTCGAGCCCATTCAAATGGAGCTCAacgaggaagaagacgacgccgtcTACGACTGGTTTTACGACCACCGCCCTCTGCTCGACACGCCTCATGTGAACGGTCCCAGCTACAAGGCCTGGAATCTCACCCTGCCCCAGATGGCTGCGCTGTTTCGACTCAGCCGACCGCTCAtctccgacgtcgtcgacaagaaCTACTTTCACCTCTTCGACCTCAAGAGTTTCCTGACGGCCAAGGCCCTCAACGTCGCCCTCCCTGGCGGGCCGCGATTCGAGCCCCTGTACAAGGACATCAACCCAAATGACGAAGACTTTGGCGAATTCAATGCCATCGATCGCATCATCTTCCGGAATCCTATCCGCACCGAGTTCCGCGTCGCGTACCCCTTCCTCTACAACTCCTTACCCAGGAGCGTCCACCTCTCATGGCATTCCTCTCCCCAGGTTGTCTTCAACCGGGCCGACGACCCGGATCTGCCGACCTTCCACTTCGACCGCCGCATCAACCCCATCTCCTCGCGCACAGTGGCCCCGAAAAACGTTGAAATATCCCACGAAGACGAGTTGTTTGGACCCGGCAACAATGAAGAGCCCGAGGACGAATTGTTCGAGCTGCCGGCTGATGTCGAGCCCTTCTTCGAAGAGGAAGATCTTGAAAACTCGGACACATCATCCGCCATTGAGCTCTGGTGGGCGCCCTTCCCCTTCGACCGACGCTCCGGCAGGATGGTCCGAGCTCAGGATGTCGCCCTCGTGAAGCAGTGGTATCTAGAACACCCCCCTTCCGATCGGCCGCCCGTCAAGGTCAGAGTTTCGTACCAGAAGCTGCTCAAAAACTACGTGCTCAATGAGCTGCACAAAAAGACGCCCAAGGCGCATAACAAGCAGAACCTTCTCAAGTCTTTGAAGCAGACAAAGTTCTTCCAGCAGACCACCATTGATTGGGTCGAGGCCGGGCTCCAGGTGTGCCGTCAAGGTTTCAATATGTTGAACCTCTTGATCCACCGCAAAAACTTGACCTACCTCCACCTTGACTACAACTTCAACCTGAAGCCAGTCAAGACCCTCACCACCAAAGAGCGAAAGAAATCTCGATTCGGCAACGCCTTTCACCTGATGCGAGAGATCCTGAGGCTGACAAAGTTGATTGTCGATGCCCAAGTCCAGTACCGCCTCGGCAACATTGACGCCTTCCAGCTGGCAGACGGCATTCTCTACGCCTTCAACCACGTCGGACAGCTCACCGGCATGTATcgatacaagtacaagctGATGCATCAGATTCGGACGTGCAAGGACCTGAAGCATCTCATCTACTACCGCTTCAACTCCGGCCCTGTCGGCAAAGGACCCGGCTGCGGCTTCTGGGCACCTGCCTGGAGAGTCTGGCTCTTTTTCCTGCGAGGCATCATCCCCCTTCTCGAGCGTTGGCTCGGCAACCTGCTCTCGCGACAGTTCGAGGGCCGACACAGCAAGGGCGTCGCAAAGACGGTGACCAAGCAGCGCGTCGAGTCGCACTTTGACCTCGAGCTGCGTGCCTCCGTCATGGCTGATCTGATGGACATGATGCCCGAGGGAATCAAGCAGAACAAGGTCAATACCGTCCTGCAACACTTGTCGGAGGCTTGGCGATGCTGGAAGAGCAACATTCCTTGGAAAGTTCCCGGCTTGCCCGCCCCCATCGAGAACATCATCCTGCGATACGTAAAGTCCAAGGCAGATTGGTGGATCTCCGTTGCCCACTACAACCGCGAGCGGATTCGACGCGGAGCCACCGTCGACAAGACGGTGGCCAAGAAGAATGTCGGTCGACTGACGCGGCTGTGGCTCAAAGCCGAGCAGGAGCGCCAGCACAACCACATGAAGGACGGTCCATACGTCTCTtccgaggaggccgtcgccatATACACCACCACAGTCCACTGGCTTGAGTCGCGCAAGTTCTCGCCCATTCCGTTCCCCAGCGTCTCGTACAAGCATGACACCAAgatcctcatcctcgccctcgagcgtTTGCGTGATGCGTATTCCGTCAAGGGCCGTCTCAACCAGAGCCAGCGTGAAGAGCTTGCACTGATCGAGCAGGCCTACGACAGCCCGGGCACGACGCTGGAGAGGATAAAGAGGTTTCTGCTCACGCAGCGGGCGTTCAAGGAAGTCAGCATCGACATGAATGACAACTACAACACCATAAACCCCGTTTATGACATTGAACCCATCGAGAAGATCAGCGACGCCTACTTGGACCAGTACCTCTGGTACCAAGCTGATCAGCGACACTTGTTCCCCGCCTGGATCAAGCCGTCCGACTCCGAGGTGCCACCCCTGCTGACCTACAAGTGGGCGCAAGGCATCAACAATCTAAGCCAGGTGTGGGAGACGGCGAATGGCGAGTGCAACGTCATGGTTGAGACGGAGCTGTCCAAGGTCTACGAGAAGATGGAGCTGACGCTGCTCAACTCCCTCCTGAGATTGATCATGGATCATAACTTGGCCGATTACATCACAGCCAAAAACAACGTACAGCTGACGTACAAGGACATGAACCACGTCAACAGCTACGGCATGATCCGTGGCCTTCAGTTCTCCGCATTTGTGTTCCAGTACTACGGCCTGGTCCTGGATctgcttctcctcggccctcAGCGGGCGAGTGAGATTGCTGGCCCGCCCCAGAGCCCGAACGATTTCTTGCAGTTCCGAGACCAGGAAACGGAGACGAGACACCCGATCCGTCTCTACAGCCGTTACATCGACAAGATCTGGGTCTTCTTGCGCTTCTCTGCCGAAGAGTCCAGAGATCTCATTCAGCGGTTCCTCACGGAGCAGCCGGACCCTAACTTTGAGAACGTCATCGGCTACAAGAGCAAGAAGTGCTGGCCGAGAGACTCTCGCATGCGCCTCATGCGACACGACGTGAATCTGGGACGAGCCGTCTTCTGGGACCTGAAGAACCGACTTCCGCGATCCGTCACGACGATTGACTGGGATGACAGCTTCGTCAGCGTGTATAGTCGAGACAACCCGAACCTGCTCTTCTCAATGTGTGGCTTCGAAGTTCGCATCCTGCCCAAGATACGGAACAAGAACGAAGAGTTCCCGGTCAAGGACAGCGTCTGGTCCCTTGTGGACAATACGACCAAGGAGCGGACGGCTTACGCGTTCCTGCAAGTCACGCAGGAGGACATTCAAAAGTTCAACAACCGCATCCGCCAGATTCTCATGTCGTCTGGCTCGACCACCTTCACCAAGATTGCCAACAAGTGGAACACCGCGCTCATCGCGTTGTTCACCTACTACCGCGAGGCGGCCGTATCCACGGTCGACCTGCTGGACACGATCGTCAAGTGTGAGACCAAGATCCAGACCCGCGTCAAGATCGGACTGAACTCCAAGATGCCGTCGCGTTTCCCCCCTGCCGTCTTCTACACGCCCAAGGAGCTGGGTGGACTGGGCATGATTTCGGGCTCCCACATTCTGATTCCCGCCAGTGACAAGCGCTGGTCCAAGCAAACCGACACCGGCGTCACGCACTACCGTGCCGGCATGACTCACGATGAGGAGACTCTTATTCCCAACATCTTCCGCTACATTATTCCTTGGGAGGCCGAGTTCATCGACTCGCAACGCGTCTGGACCGAATATTCGCAGAAGCGCCAGGAGGCGAACCAGCAGAACCGTCGACTCACCCTGGAAGATCTCGAGGATAGCTGGGACCGTGGCCTTCCGAGAATCAACACGCTGTTCCAGAAGGATCGAAGCACGCTGAGCTTTGACAAGGGCTTTCGTGCGCGTTCGGAATTCAAGCTGTATCAGCTCATGAAGAGCAATCCTTTCTGGTGGACGAGCCAGAGGCACGATGGCAAGCTGTGGAACCTGAACGCCTACCGAACCGACGTCATCCAGGCCCTGGGTGGTGTCGAGACGATTCTTGAGCACACGCTCTTCAAGGCCACCGGCTTTCCGTCTTGGGAGGGTCTCTTTTGGGAAAAGGCCTGTCTTGCCAACGGCACGATGCTCCTTCGATACGACAAGACGCAGGTCGCAGTCGAGGATGTCAAGGAGGGCGATCTGCTTCTGGGCCCTGACGGAGGACCCCGACGAGCTTTCAACGTTGTCTCAGGAACCGACCGCCTCTATCGCATCGCCATCGGAGGTGGCAAGGAAGACCTCGTGGTTACGTCGAACCATATCCTCGTCCTGCACAAAGAATCTGCCTCGGCCGCTGACCTCTACGAAACGGTCGAAATGACGGCTGCAGAGTTTGCGAGCCTTGATCCGAAGGCGAGGAGCCAGCATAAATTGTTCACCTCGCCCAGCTTTGATCTTCTTGAAGAGTCGAGAATTGCCCAGACGCAGCGCTTCGCCGTGGCGGACATCGTCCAAGAATCAGAGCCGACGCCGTGGGCAGGTTTCCGCGTGGACAAGGACCAGCTGTACCTACGACATGACTGCCTCGTGCTCCACAACAGTGGTTTCGAGGAGAGCATGAAGTTTAAGAAGTTGACCAACGCGCAGAGGTCTGGTCTGAACCAGATCCCCAACCGTCGATTTACGCTTTGGTGGTCGCCAACCATCAACCGAGCCAACGTGTACGTTGGTTTCCAGGTGCAACTGGACCTGACCGGAATCTTCTTGCACGGAAAGATCCCCACGTTGAAGATTTCGCTCATCCAGATCTTCCGAGCCCATTTGTGGCAGAAGATTCATGAGTCCGTCGTCATGGACCTGTGCCAGGTGTTTGACCAGGAGCTGGAGGCGCTCGGCATCGAGACTGTGCAGAAGGAGACGATTCACCCGCGAAAATCGTACAAGATGAACAGCTCTTGTGCCGACATTCTTCTGTTCGCCAGCCACAAGTGGAACGTCACCCGGCCGTCGCAGCTGCACGACACCAAGGACGTCatcgagccgacgacgaccaacaAGTTCTGGATCGACGTTCAGCTGCGCTACGGCGACTACGACTCACACGACATCGAGCGCTACACGCGGGCCAAATACCTCGACTACACGACCGACAGCGCCAGCATCTACCCGTCGGCCACCGGCTTGATGATCGGCATCGACCTTGCGTACAATCTCTACGCGGCCTTTGGCATGTACTTCCCGGGTCTGAAGCTCCTGATCCAgcaggccatggccaagatCATGAAGGCCAACCCTGCGCTGTACGTCTTGCGCGAGCGAATCCGCAAGGGTCTGCAGCTGTACGCGTCGGAAAGCAACCAGGAGTTCCTGAACTCGCAGAACTACTCGGAGCTCTTCAGCAACCAGACGCAGCtcttcatcgacgacaccaACGTGTACCGTGTCACGATCCACAAGACGTTCGAAGGCAACttgacgacgaagccgatcAACGGCGCCATCTTCATCTTCAACCCCCGGACGGGACAGCTGTTCTTGAAGATCATCCACACGAGCGTCTGGGCCGGGCAGAAGCGTCTCGGGCAGCTTGCCAAGtggaagacggccgaggaagtGGCGGCGCTGATCCGGTCGCTgccggtcgaggagcagccGAAGCAGCTGATCGTGACGCGCAAGGGCCTGCTGGACCCGCTCGAggtgcagctcgtcgacttcCCGAACATCTCGATCCGAGCGTCGGAGCTGCAGCTGCCGTTccaggcggcgatgaaggtGGAAAAGCTGGGCGACATGATCCTGCGGGCGACGGAGCCGCAGATGGTGCTGTTCAACCTGTACGACGAGTGGCTCAAGTCGATCTCGTCCTACACGGCCTTTTCCCGTCTCATCTTGATCCTGCGAGCGTTGCACGTCAACCCCGACAAGTCGAAGCTGATACTGCGACCGGACAGGACCATCGTCACGCTCGACCATCACATCTGGCCGTCGATGTCGGACGAGGACTGGATCAAGGTGGAGACGCAGCTGCGGGACCTCATTCTCAACGACTACGGAAAGAAGAACAGCGTCAACGTGTCGAGCCTGACGAGCAGCGAAGTGCGCGACATCATCCTGGGCATGGAGAtttcggcgccgtcgatgcagaggcagcaggcggccgagatcgagaagcagcagcaggagcagcagcagcagctgacggcggtgacgaccAAGACGCAGAACGTGCACGGCGAAGACATCAtcgtgacgacgacgtcgcagTTTGAGCAGCAGACGTTTGCGTCCAAGACGGAGTGGCGGACGCGAGCGCTCGCGACGTCGAACCTGCACAAGAGGACCAAGAACATCTACATCTCGTCGGTCGACACGGACACGGACGAGATGACGTACGTGATGCCGAACAACATCATCAAGAGGTTCATCACCATCGCGGACCTGAGGGTGCAGGTGGCCGGCTATCTGTACggggcgtcgccgccggacAACGACCTGGTCAAGGAGATCCGGTGCATCGTGATGATGCCGCAGATCGGCGGGCTGCGCAACGTGCAGCTGCCGCAGCAGCTGCCGAGGTGCGAGTtcctcgaggacctcgagcCGCTGGGAATCATCCACACGGTGTCGGGCACGGAGCTGCCGTACATGTCTCCGTCGGACGTGACGGAGCACGCGCGGCTGCTCGACGCGCACGAGGCGTGGGACAAGACCAACACGGTGACGGTGTCGGTGTCCTTCATGCCCGGCAGCGTCTCCATGGCCGCATGGGGGCTCACGCCGCAGGGGTACAGATGGGGGGCGGAGAACAAGGACACGCAGAGCAACGAGCCGCAAGGGTTTGCGCATACGATGGGGGAGAAGCGGAAGATGCTGCTGAGCCCGAGGTTCCGAGGCTTCTTCCTCgtgcccgacgacgggcggtgGAACTACAGCTTCCTCGGCAGCACGTTTGCGGGCatggagaagaaggcggtgCACGTCAAGCTCGACACGCCGCTGCCGTTCTACAACGACCACCACCGGCCGGTGCACTTCCAGAGCTTCGCGGAGCTCGAAGACATTTGGGTCGACAGGGCGGACAACTTTGAGTAG